In Symmachiella dynata, the following are encoded in one genomic region:
- a CDS encoding DUF1501 domain-containing protein, which yields MQTPVSIQHDCGNVSRRTILQAGLTGLGAATLPDLLRQRAAAGQASRKTAVIFIELAGGPTQFETYDPKPLAPVEYRGPMSTVQTNQPGAYFSETMSQQAKILDKLTIIRSIHHRKNSHDPSSHLSQTGYYKTGPKGGPNQMPSFGSVIHKVRGANTAGLPAYVAIPNTMRNGGSAHLGKGCNAFETIENPSKKNFKVRNLALAGGMDMRRLDDRRGLLKALDDDRRMLDLEGSSAAIDQFTTQAFDMVSGSAAREAFDISREDDKLRDAYGRSTAGQGMLLARRLVEAGVTCVTVRSTGWDHHGSLPKRIVKNGVEFDRGMAALVNDLYDRGLQQNVLVVAMGEFGRSPRFNKDAGRGHWGAVMSVALAGGGLKPGILGASNSKGEIPAQAPYQPENVLAMLYRHLGIDPAMTFDDLAGRPRYVLERRELIRELV from the coding sequence ATGCAAACCCCTGTCTCAATTCAACACGATTGCGGAAACGTATCACGGAGGACGATCCTGCAGGCCGGGTTGACGGGATTGGGGGCGGCGACCTTGCCCGATTTGCTGCGGCAACGCGCTGCTGCCGGACAAGCCTCGCGCAAGACAGCTGTGATCTTTATTGAGCTGGCTGGTGGTCCGACGCAATTCGAAACCTACGATCCCAAACCGCTGGCGCCGGTGGAATATCGCGGACCGATGAGTACCGTGCAGACGAACCAACCGGGCGCGTACTTCAGCGAGACGATGTCGCAGCAAGCCAAGATTCTCGACAAGCTGACGATCATCCGTTCGATCCATCACCGCAAAAACAGTCACGATCCGTCGAGCCATTTGTCGCAGACCGGCTACTACAAGACCGGCCCCAAGGGGGGGCCGAATCAGATGCCTAGCTTCGGCTCGGTGATTCACAAAGTTCGCGGCGCGAACACCGCGGGCTTGCCCGCTTATGTGGCGATCCCCAATACTATGCGTAACGGCGGCTCGGCGCATTTGGGCAAAGGGTGCAATGCGTTTGAAACGATCGAGAACCCATCGAAGAAGAATTTTAAGGTCCGCAACCTCGCCTTGGCCGGCGGAATGGATATGCGACGGCTTGACGATCGGCGCGGATTGCTGAAAGCATTGGATGATGACCGGCGGATGTTGGATCTGGAAGGTTCCTCCGCAGCGATCGATCAGTTCACAACCCAAGCATTCGATATGGTCTCCGGCTCCGCCGCACGCGAGGCGTTTGATATTTCTCGTGAAGACGACAAGCTCCGCGACGCGTATGGTCGCAGCACTGCCGGACAGGGCATGTTGTTGGCGCGGCGGTTAGTCGAAGCGGGAGTCACCTGCGTCACTGTCCGCAGCACCGGTTGGGACCACCACGGAAGTTTGCCCAAACGGATCGTCAAAAACGGCGTCGAGTTCGACCGCGGCATGGCCGCGTTGGTAAACGATCTCTACGACCGCGGACTGCAACAAAACGTCCTGGTAGTCGCCATGGGCGAATTCGGCCGTTCCCCTCGCTTCAACAAAGATGCGGGCCGCGGACACTGGGGAGCCGTAATGAGCGTCGCCCTCGCCGGCGGCGGACTCAAGCCGGGCATTCTGGGAGCCTCGAATTCAAAAGGCGAAATCCCCGCCCAGGCGCCGTACCAGCCGGAAAACGTCCTCGCCATGCTCTACCGTCACCTGGGCATCGACCCCGCCATGACCTTCGACGACCTCGCCGGTCGCCCACGCTACGTGCTGGAACGTCGTGAGTTGATCCGCGAATTGGTGTGA
- the hisG gene encoding ATP phosphoribosyltransferase, producing MAEKILKLGIPAGSLKDATGELFKKAGYNIKFSSRSYYPEIDDVEIECLLIRAQEMARYVEQGLLDAGITGHDWVVENEADVTEVCELMFSKVSRRPVRWVLCVPEDSPVQKPEDLEGKRIATEVVGLTKSFFAKHNTNVNVEFSWGATEVKPPKLADAIVEVTETGSSLRANDLRIVAEVLQSTTRFIANNDSIADPWKKEKIDNIALMLQSCLAAEGKVGLMMNVSRTDLETVLSTLPALQKPTVASLSDPQWVAVSTIVDESFVREIVPKLRTAGAQGIVETPINKIID from the coding sequence ATGGCTGAAAAGATTTTGAAATTGGGCATCCCCGCCGGCAGTTTGAAGGACGCCACGGGTGAGCTCTTTAAAAAAGCGGGCTACAACATCAAGTTTTCCTCGCGCTCATATTATCCCGAAATCGACGATGTCGAGATCGAATGCCTGTTGATCCGCGCGCAGGAAATGGCGCGGTATGTCGAGCAGGGACTGTTGGACGCGGGTATTACCGGGCACGATTGGGTGGTCGAGAACGAAGCCGATGTCACCGAGGTCTGCGAGCTGATGTTTTCAAAAGTCAGCCGTCGCCCAGTGCGGTGGGTGCTGTGCGTGCCGGAAGATTCGCCCGTGCAAAAACCAGAGGATTTGGAAGGCAAGCGGATTGCGACCGAAGTGGTCGGTTTGACAAAGTCCTTTTTTGCCAAGCACAATACAAACGTGAACGTCGAGTTCTCCTGGGGAGCCACGGAAGTCAAACCGCCCAAATTGGCCGACGCGATCGTCGAGGTCACCGAGACCGGTTCATCGTTGCGGGCAAACGATCTACGGATTGTCGCGGAGGTATTGCAAAGCACTACGCGGTTTATTGCCAACAACGATTCGATCGCCGACCCGTGGAAAAAAGAGAAGATTGACAACATCGCCTTGATGTTGCAGTCCTGCCTCGCTGCCGAGGGGAAAGTGGGCTTGATGATGAACGTCTCGCGGACCGACCTGGAAACAGTGTTGAGTACACTGCCGGCGCTGCAAAAACCAACCGTGGCTTCACTGTCCGACCCGCAATGGGTAGCGGTTTCGACAATTGTGGATGAATCGTTCGTCCGCGAAATCGTGCCAAAGCTGCGCACCGCCGGCGCACAAGGTATTGTGGAAACACCGATCAACAAGATCATCGACTAA
- the hisI gene encoding phosphoribosyl-AMP cyclohydrolase, which yields MSGPDFSKAELLPVIAQDEATGDVLMLAYMNAEAYQETLATGRVCYFSRSRNKLWRKGEESGNVQEVKAIYFDCDADTLLIKVNQIGGAACHEGYRSCFFRQVTDGGENFQTVGERVFDPKEVYKKN from the coding sequence GTGAGCGGACCTGATTTTTCTAAGGCGGAACTGTTGCCGGTGATTGCTCAAGACGAAGCGACCGGCGATGTGTTGATGTTGGCTTATATGAACGCCGAAGCGTACCAAGAGACGCTGGCGACCGGCCGCGTCTGTTATTTCAGCCGTAGCCGCAATAAACTGTGGCGCAAAGGCGAAGAGAGCGGCAACGTGCAGGAGGTTAAAGCGATCTACTTTGATTGCGACGCCGACACGCTGCTGATCAAGGTCAACCAAATCGGCGGGGCTGCTTGCCACGAAGGTTACCGGAGCTGTTTCTTCCGCCAGGTCACCGACGGGGGGGAAAACTTCCAGACGGTGGGCGAACGCGTATTTGATCCCAAAGAAGTCTACAAGAAGAATTGA